From a single Thalassospira sp. ER-Se-21-Dark genomic region:
- the crcB gene encoding fluoride efflux transporter CrcB — MQFSPLLIASIALGGAIGAVARHSVSVMMGSVMGTGFPWGTLTVNVVGSFLMGVLIEVSALKLSMGLETRALLVTGFLGAFTTFSTFSLDVATLYERGNMGLAALYVGVSVVVGISALFGAIALVRGILQ, encoded by the coding sequence ATGCAATTTTCACCGTTGTTAATCGCATCCATTGCCTTGGGCGGTGCCATTGGTGCCGTTGCGCGTCACAGTGTTTCCGTCATGATGGGCTCTGTGATGGGTACTGGATTTCCCTGGGGAACCTTGACGGTCAATGTCGTCGGTTCGTTCCTGATGGGGGTGCTGATCGAGGTTTCCGCCCTGAAACTATCCATGGGGCTTGAAACGCGCGCACTCCTTGTGACCGGTTTTCTGGGGGCGTTTACAACTTTTTCGACGTTCTCGCTGGATGTCGCGACCTTGTATGAACGGGGCAATATGGGGCTTGCCGCCCTTTATGTTGGTGTTTCCGTGGTGGTTGGTATTTCGGCATTGTTTGGCGCAATCGCGCTGGTAAGGGGTATTCTGCAATGA
- a CDS encoding replication-associated recombination protein A, with protein sequence MVSLFESQVTRPLADRLRPAKLDEVVGQGHLFGDDGPITRMIKTGRVPSVILWGPPGCGKTTLARLMADVADMAFEPLSAIFSGVADLRKVFERARARRSTGGATLLFIDEIHRFNKAQQDSFLPYVEDGTITLIGATTENPSFELNAALLSRCQVLVLKRLDDQGLEELLVRAEKEMGFELPVTPEARETLRAMADGDGRYCLNLAEELFSLPPSEDDGPLGVAELARTVQKRMPIYDKGDDSHYNLISALHKSIRGSDPDAALYWFNRMLAGGEDPKFVARRLTRMAVEDIGLADPQAQQFCIGAWESYERLGSPEGELALAQAVIYLALAPKSNAGYAAYKKSLKIARDTGSLMPPAHILNAPTKLMKDIGYGTGYAYDHDQEDGFSGQNYFPEGMRRQNFYEPVERGFERDLKKRVEYFDRLRAERQKKGDNK encoded by the coding sequence ATGGTTTCCCTGTTTGAAAGTCAGGTCACACGCCCTTTGGCCGACAGACTGCGCCCCGCCAAACTCGATGAAGTGGTGGGCCAGGGGCATCTGTTTGGCGATGATGGCCCGATCACCCGTATGATCAAGACTGGCCGTGTGCCGTCAGTGATCCTGTGGGGGCCGCCGGGCTGTGGCAAAACGACATTGGCCCGGCTGATGGCCGATGTTGCCGATATGGCGTTTGAACCGCTCTCGGCGATCTTTTCTGGCGTTGCGGATTTGCGCAAGGTGTTTGAACGCGCCCGTGCGCGCCGTTCGACCGGTGGGGCGACTTTGCTGTTCATCGATGAAATACACCGTTTCAACAAGGCCCAGCAGGACAGCTTCCTGCCCTATGTCGAAGACGGCACCATCACCCTGATCGGCGCGACCACAGAAAACCCGTCCTTTGAATTGAACGCAGCGCTTCTTTCGCGTTGTCAGGTACTGGTGCTCAAGCGTCTTGACGATCAGGGCCTTGAAGAACTTTTGGTACGTGCCGAAAAGGAAATGGGGTTTGAGTTGCCTGTCACGCCCGAGGCACGCGAAACCCTGCGCGCCATGGCCGATGGCGATGGGCGTTATTGCCTTAATCTGGCAGAGGAACTGTTTTCCCTGCCGCCCAGCGAAGATGATGGTCCGCTTGGTGTGGCGGAGCTTGCCCGCACCGTGCAAAAGCGCATGCCGATCTATGACAAGGGCGATGACAGCCACTACAACCTGATCAGTGCGCTGCATAAATCCATTCGCGGCTCCGACCCGGATGCAGCCCTTTATTGGTTTAATCGGATGCTGGCCGGGGGCGAGGATCCCAAATTCGTCGCCCGCCGACTGACCCGTATGGCGGTTGAGGATATCGGTCTTGCCGATCCGCAGGCCCAGCAATTCTGCATCGGGGCGTGGGAATCATACGAACGCCTTGGCAGCCCCGAAGGCGAACTGGCCCTGGCACAGGCGGTGATTTACCTCGCCCTCGCGCCAAAATCCAATGCCGGTTATGCGGCTTATAAAAAGTCGCTCAAGATCGCGCGCGATACCGGGTCGCTGATGCCGCCCGCCCATATCCTTAATGCGCCGACCAAGCTGATGAAGGATATCGGCTATGGCACCGGCTATGCCTATGACCATGATCAGGAAGATGGCTTTTCCGGCCAGAATTACTTCCCCGAAGGCATGCGTCGTCAAAATTTCTACGAGCCGGTTGAACGCGGCTTTGAACGCGATCTTAAAAAACGCGTCGAATATTTCGATCGCCTGCGCGCAGAGCGTCAAAAGAAAGGCGATAATAAATAA
- a CDS encoding DNA-directed RNA polymerase subunit alpha, with the protein MIQKNWQELIKPTKLDVTPGTDASRIGTIVAEPLERGFGQTLGNALRRILLSSLQGSAVTAIQIDGVLHEFSSIPGVREDVTDIILNIKTMGVRMHAEGPKKMALKATGPGAVTAGQIETGADIEILNPDLELCHLDDGATLNIEFTVDNGKGYVAASSHSSSDAPIGLIPIDAIFSPIRKVAYKVENTRVGQDTDFDKLSLTVETNGALTPEDSVALAARILQDQLSLFVNFEEPEAVVEEKKEDELPFNRNLLRKVDELELSVRSANCLKNDNIIYIGDLVQKTEAEMLRTPNFGRKSLNEIKDVLAQMGLHLGMEVGGWPPENIEELARKFEDPF; encoded by the coding sequence GTGATTCAAAAGAACTGGCAGGAACTGATTAAGCCGACGAAGCTTGATGTTACTCCGGGTACTGATGCCAGCCGTATTGGTACGATCGTGGCAGAACCGCTGGAGCGCGGTTTTGGTCAGACTCTGGGTAACGCGCTGCGTCGCATTCTGCTGTCGTCGCTCCAGGGTTCGGCAGTTACCGCGATCCAGATCGATGGTGTATTGCACGAATTTTCGTCGATCCCGGGTGTGCGTGAAGATGTCACCGACATCATCCTGAACATCAAGACCATGGGCGTGCGCATGCATGCTGAAGGTCCGAAGAAAATGGCTCTGAAGGCGACCGGCCCTGGTGCCGTCACCGCAGGTCAGATCGAAACCGGTGCGGATATCGAAATCCTTAACCCGGATCTCGAGCTTTGCCATCTTGACGATGGTGCTACGCTCAACATCGAATTCACCGTTGATAACGGTAAAGGCTATGTTGCAGCCAGCTCGCACAGCTCGTCGGACGCGCCGATTGGTCTTATTCCGATCGATGCGATCTTCAGCCCGATCCGTAAAGTGGCCTACAAGGTGGAAAACACCCGTGTTGGTCAGGATACCGACTTTGACAAGCTGTCGCTGACCGTTGAAACCAACGGTGCACTGACCCCGGAAGATTCGGTTGCACTTGCTGCCCGTATCCTTCAGGACCAGCTGTCGCTGTTCGTCAACTTCGAAGAGCCGGAAGCGGTTGTCGAAGAGAAGAAAGAAGACGAACTGCCGTTCAACCGTAACCTTCTTCGTAAGGTTGACGAGCTTGAGCTGTCGGTACGTTCGGCAAACTGCCTGAAGAACGACAACATCATCTATATCGGTGATCTTGTTCAGAAGACCGAAGCAGAAATGCTCCGTACGCCGAACTTCGGCCGTAAGTCGCTGAACGAAATCAAGGATGTTCTGGCTCAGATGGGTCTGCATCTCGGTATGGAAGTCGGCGGTTGGCCGCCGGAAAACATCGAAGAACTTGCGCGCAAGTTCGAAGATCCGTTCTAA
- the secY gene encoding preprotein translocase subunit SecY, translating to MASAAEQLAANLNWSAFSKSTELKKRIWFTLGALIVYRLGTYIPVPGVDPSILADIFRQNAGGVLGMFDMFAGGALGRMTIFALNIMPYISASIIIQLMTTVSPTLEQLKKEGEQGRKKINQYTRYLTVLIATVQAWGIAVGLESMTGSSGAAVPDPGMFFRITAVITLVGGTMFLMWLGEQITQRGIGNGISLIIFAGIVAGLPSAIAGTLELGRTGAISALVIVAIIVLAIAVIAFIVFVERAQRRVLIQYPKRQVGMKVMEGQSSHLPLKINTAGVIPPIFASSLLLMPLSVAQFTTGVDAPAWLTTATALLGRGQPLYIALYIGLIVFFAFFYTAVVFNPEDTADNLKKHGGFIPGIRPGKNTANYLDFILTRLTVIGAAYLAFVCILPELLIAEWSVPFYFGGTSLLIVVTVTMDTVAQIQSHMLAHQYEGLIKKSKLRGRRR from the coding sequence ATGGCATCGGCCGCCGAGCAGCTTGCCGCGAACTTGAATTGGTCCGCTTTTTCAAAGTCAACCGAGCTTAAAAAGCGTATCTGGTTCACTTTGGGCGCGCTTATTGTTTACCGTCTTGGAACCTATATTCCGGTTCCTGGTGTCGACCCGTCTATTCTTGCTGACATTTTCCGTCAGAATGCGGGTGGCGTTCTGGGCATGTTTGACATGTTCGCCGGTGGTGCGCTGGGTCGTATGACGATCTTCGCGCTGAATATCATGCCGTACATCTCGGCCTCGATTATTATTCAGTTGATGACGACTGTTTCGCCAACGCTTGAGCAACTCAAGAAGGAAGGCGAGCAGGGTCGTAAAAAGATTAATCAATATACCCGCTATCTGACGGTACTGATTGCAACAGTGCAGGCATGGGGCATTGCTGTTGGTCTTGAAAGCATGACCGGTTCTTCCGGTGCTGCTGTTCCGGATCCGGGCATGTTCTTCCGCATTACCGCTGTGATCACCCTTGTCGGTGGCACTATGTTCCTGATGTGGCTTGGTGAACAGATCACCCAGCGCGGCATTGGTAACGGTATTTCGCTGATCATTTTTGCCGGTATTGTTGCCGGCCTGCCAAGCGCGATTGCAGGCACCCTTGAACTGGGTCGTACCGGTGCGATCTCTGCACTGGTTATCGTTGCAATCATCGTTCTGGCAATCGCAGTTATCGCTTTCATCGTCTTTGTTGAACGTGCGCAGCGCCGCGTTCTGATCCAGTACCCGAAACGCCAGGTCGGCATGAAGGTCATGGAAGGTCAGAGCTCGCACCTGCCGCTCAAGATCAACACTGCCGGTGTTATTCCGCCGATCTTCGCAAGCTCGCTGCTGCTCATGCCGCTGTCGGTTGCCCAGTTCACCACCGGTGTTGATGCCCCGGCCTGGTTGACGACTGCAACTGCACTGCTTGGCCGTGGTCAACCGCTTTATATTGCGCTTTATATCGGTTTGATCGTCTTCTTTGCCTTCTTCTACACTGCGGTTGTTTTCAACCCGGAAGATACGGCAGACAACCTGAAGAAACATGGTGGCTTTATTCCGGGCATTCGTCCGGGTAAAAATACAGCCAACTATCTGGATTTCATTCTGACCCGTCTGACGGTGATCGGTGCAGCGTATCTCGCATTCGTCTGTATCCTGCCGGAACTGCTGATCGCGGAATGGTCTGTTCCCTTCTACTTTGGTGGGACTAGCCTCCTGATCGTTGTCACGGTAACCATGGATACCGTTGCGCAGATTCAGTCTCATATGCTGGCTCATCAGTATGAAGGCCTGATCAAGAAATCCAAACTGCGTGGTCGCCGCCGTTAA
- a CDS encoding DUF1499 domain-containing protein, with protein MFAIWGLLVLAGIFVTVRFTGLMDHMLPAGDPPNMTFGRDANLPNVPNFFLACPADRLPDSDRAMQSPSFAASVATLTEVLIETAPDHGMTLMTDVSGGKAGRLYFLARSAVFRFPDWVEIELILPEVDTETGNDVAFCLFAQSVYGRDDFGQNEKRTRAWLADVEARMGQNQ; from the coding sequence ATGTTTGCAATCTGGGGGCTGCTGGTACTGGCAGGCATTTTCGTAACGGTCCGTTTTACCGGGCTGATGGATCATATGTTGCCTGCTGGCGATCCCCCCAATATGACCTTCGGGCGCGATGCCAACCTTCCGAATGTGCCGAATTTCTTTCTAGCCTGTCCGGCTGATCGCCTGCCTGACAGTGACCGCGCGATGCAAAGTCCGTCTTTTGCAGCATCGGTCGCGACATTGACCGAAGTCTTGATCGAAACCGCCCCGGATCACGGCATGACGTTGATGACCGATGTTTCGGGTGGCAAGGCCGGTCGCCTTTATTTCCTGGCACGCTCGGCAGTATTTCGTTTTCCCGACTGGGTCGAGATCGAGCTGATCCTGCCTGAGGTCGATACTGAAACCGGCAATGATGTGGCTTTCTGTTTGTTCGCCCAATCGGTCTATGGCCGCGATGATTTCGGGCAAAATGAAAAACGCACACGGGCCTGGCTTGCCGATGTCGAAGCCCGCATGGGACAAAATCAATAA
- a CDS encoding DegQ family serine endoprotease yields the protein MQARWISKIVAFAIIGLTTISSTGNLAHAQSDEATLDRRLPSSQADIKMSLSPLVKQTAPAVVNIYTKKVVEQRQRTPFFNDPFFKQFFGDRFGGAFGAPRQRVERSLGSGVIVSGNGTVVTNHHVIDGASEIRVVLHDNREFDADLVGSDERTDLAVLKLRGVDNELPAIPFGDSDAVEVGDLVLAIGNPFGVGQTVTSGIVSALARAGVTGQDYQSFIQTDAAINPGNSGGALVDIDGNLIGVNSAIFTKSGGSNGIGFAVPANMVKVVMRGLISGDLRRPWLGAAGQSVTADLAASLELDRPHGVLINKVRAGSPAERGGLQSGDVVIAVNGLAVDNPNELKFRIATLELDGEAKLSVLRRGAETILAMPLEVAPEIPARDESIIDGRNPFSGTKIANMNPALADELGIDTLSEGVMILAVARDSLARRTRLQAGDYIVEVNGQPIDTVARFKEVVRAGERSRDWKISVKRDGKVLTGDFTL from the coding sequence GTGCAGGCAAGATGGATTTCAAAGATTGTCGCCTTTGCCATAATCGGACTGACGACGATTTCCAGCACAGGCAATCTGGCCCATGCCCAAAGCGATGAAGCCACCCTGGATCGGCGTTTGCCGTCAAGCCAGGCGGACATCAAGATGTCGCTTTCGCCATTGGTCAAACAAACCGCCCCGGCGGTTGTCAACATTTACACCAAGAAGGTCGTCGAACAACGCCAGCGCACGCCGTTCTTCAATGATCCGTTCTTCAAACAGTTCTTTGGCGATCGTTTCGGCGGTGCCTTTGGCGCCCCGCGCCAGCGTGTTGAACGTTCGCTCGGTTCCGGTGTGATTGTTTCGGGCAATGGCACGGTGGTGACCAACCATCATGTGATTGATGGCGCCAGCGAGATCCGCGTCGTCTTGCATGACAACCGCGAATTTGATGCCGATCTGGTCGGATCGGACGAACGCACCGATCTTGCCGTCCTCAAACTGCGCGGGGTTGATAACGAACTGCCGGCCATTCCGTTTGGCGACTCTGATGCGGTCGAGGTCGGCGATCTTGTGCTTGCCATCGGCAACCCGTTTGGTGTCGGGCAGACCGTCACCAGCGGTATTGTCTCGGCACTGGCGCGCGCCGGTGTCACCGGTCAGGATTATCAATCCTTCATCCAGACCGATGCCGCGATTAACCCGGGGAACTCCGGCGGGGCATTGGTCGATATTGATGGCAACCTGATCGGGGTCAACTCGGCGATCTTTACCAAGTCTGGCGGGTCGAACGGCATCGGCTTTGCCGTTCCGGCCAATATGGTCAAGGTTGTGATGCGTGGTCTGATCAGTGGCGATCTGCGTCGCCCCTGGCTGGGCGCGGCCGGGCAATCGGTGACGGCCGATCTGGCGGCCTCGCTTGAACTGGATCGCCCGCATGGTGTCCTCATCAACAAGGTTCGCGCCGGAAGCCCGGCTGAGCGCGGCGGCCTGCAATCAGGGGACGTTGTCATCGCGGTCAACGGCTTGGCTGTGGATAACCCGAACGAGCTCAAATTCCGTATCGCAACGCTTGAGCTGGACGGCGAGGCAAAGCTGTCAGTCCTGCGGCGCGGGGCAGAAACAATCCTTGCCATGCCGCTGGAAGTCGCACCGGAAATTCCCGCTCGTGACGAAAGCATCATTGATGGCCGCAATCCGTTTAGCGGCACCAAAATCGCCAACATGAACCCGGCACTGGCCGATGAGCTTGGCATCGATACACTGAGCGAAGGCGTGATGATCCTGGCCGTTGCCCGCGATAGCCTGGCACGTCGTACGCGTCTTCAGGCCGGTGACTATATTGTCGAGGTCAATGGACAGCCGATTGATACCGTCGCGCGCTTCAAGGAAGTCGTCCGCGCCGGTGAACGCAGCCGAGACTGGAAGATTTCCGTCAAACGCGATGGCAAGGTCCTGACCGGTGATTTCACCCTGTAG
- the rplQ gene encoding 50S ribosomal protein L17: MRHGMQGRKLNRTSSHRKAMFANMAVSLLTHEQIKTTLPKAKDLRPYVEKLITLGKRGDLHARRQAISILRDDKVVAKLFGEIADRYKERAGGYTRVLKAGFRYGDAAPVAVIELVDRNADAKGAEDRARLEAEGEGEEAAAE; the protein is encoded by the coding sequence ATGCGTCACGGTATGCAAGGCCGTAAGCTTAATCGTACTTCGTCCCATCGTAAGGCGATGTTTGCCAACATGGCAGTTTCACTGCTCACCCACGAGCAGATCAAAACCACTCTTCCGAAGGCCAAGGATCTTCGCCCGTATGTCGAAAAACTGATTACGCTGGGCAAGCGGGGCGACCTGCATGCACGCCGTCAGGCCATTTCGATCCTGCGTGATGACAAAGTCGTTGCCAAGCTGTTCGGCGAAATCGCTGACCGCTACAAAGAGCGCGCTGGTGGTTACACCCGTGTTCTCAAGGCCGGCTTCCGTTATGGCGATGCGGCTCCGGTTGCTGTGATTGAACTTGTCGATCGCAACGCCGATGCAAAAGGCGCGGAAGACCGTGCTCGCCTCGAAGCAGAGGGCGAAGGCGAAGAAGCAGCTGCTGAATAA
- the rpsM gene encoding 30S ribosomal protein S13, producing MARIAGVNIPTAKRVVIALTYITGIGPAKAKEICAKVGIESATRVHQLSDDQVLKVREVIDADYTVEGDLRRETAMNIKRLMDLGSYRGLRHRRGLPVRGQRTHTNARTRKGPAKPIAGKKK from the coding sequence GTGGCTCGTATTGCTGGCGTAAACATCCCGACCGCTAAGCGTGTCGTGATTGCGCTTACCTACATCACCGGTATTGGCCCGGCTAAAGCCAAAGAAATTTGCGCAAAGGTTGGTATCGAATCCGCAACCCGCGTTCATCAGCTTTCTGATGACCAGGTTCTGAAGGTTCGTGAAGTCATCGACGCTGATTACACCGTCGAAGGCGACCTCCGTCGTGAAACCGCAATGAACATTAAACGTCTGATGGACCTGGGCAGCTATCGCGGCCTGCGTCATCGTCGCGGTCTCCCGGTACGCGGTCAGCGTACCCACACCAACGCTCGCACCCGTAAGGGCCCGGCTAAGCCGATTGCTGGCAAGAAGAAGTAA
- the rpsK gene encoding 30S ribosomal protein S11, which produces MAKTPQTRVRRRERKNITNGIAHVNATFNNTMITITDVQGNTISWSTAGGMGFRGSRKSTPYAAQMAAEDAGKKAAEHGMKTLEVQVKGPGSGRESALRALQAVGFTITSIKDVTPIPHNGCRPRKRRRV; this is translated from the coding sequence ATGGCGAAGACTCCTCAGACTCGCGTGCGTCGCCGCGAGCGCAAGAACATTACGAACGGTATCGCGCACGTAAACGCGACCTTCAACAACACCATGATCACCATTACCGACGTACAGGGAAATACCATTTCCTGGTCGACCGCTGGTGGTATGGGTTTCCGCGGTTCGCGTAAATCGACTCCGTATGCTGCACAGATGGCTGCCGAAGACGCAGGTAAAAAAGCTGCTGAACACGGTATGAAAACCCTCGAAGTACAGGTTAAAGGCCCGGGTTCGGGACGTGAATCTGCACTGCGTGCGCTTCAGGCTGTCGGTTTCACCATTACGTCGATCAAAGACGTAACGCCGATTCCGCACAACGGTTGCCGTCCGCGTAAACGTCGTCGCGTCTAA
- a CDS encoding adenylate kinase has product MNIILLGPPGAGKGTQAKRLETGRGMIQLSTGDMLRAAVAAGTELGQKAKEVMDAGQLVSDDLMIGLISERLDQDDTKGGFILDGFPRTTAQAEALDEMLESKGLALDYVIELRVDDAALVARIVGRYTCAKCGQGYHDEFQKPAKEGVCDVCGSTEFKRRADDNAETVTSRLEAYHKQTAPIIPYYEKVGKLKTVDGMAEIDQVTREIEAILG; this is encoded by the coding sequence ATGAACATTATTCTTCTTGGCCCTCCCGGCGCAGGGAAAGGTACCCAGGCCAAGCGTCTTGAAACAGGACGCGGCATGATCCAGCTCTCGACGGGCGACATGCTCCGCGCGGCGGTTGCCGCTGGCACGGAACTGGGGCAGAAGGCAAAGGAAGTCATGGATGCGGGTCAGCTCGTATCCGACGATCTGATGATCGGTCTGATTTCCGAACGACTTGACCAGGATGATACCAAGGGTGGTTTCATTCTGGACGGGTTCCCACGCACCACCGCCCAGGCAGAAGCCTTGGACGAGATGCTGGAATCCAAGGGACTGGCACTTGATTATGTGATTGAACTGCGTGTTGACGATGCAGCACTGGTGGCCCGTATTGTTGGCCGCTATACCTGCGCGAAATGCGGGCAGGGCTATCACGACGAGTTCCAGAAACCCGCCAAGGAAGGTGTCTGTGACGTATGTGGCAGCACCGAATTTAAACGCCGTGCGGACGACAATGCCGAGACGGTCACTTCGCGACTGGAAGCTTATCACAAGCAGACAGCACCGATCATTCCTTACTATGAAAAGGTCGGTAAGCTGAAAACAGTTGACGGGATGGCTGAAATCGACCAAGTTACGCGCGAGATTGAAGCCATCCTGGGGTAA
- a CDS encoding MFS transporter, whose translation MTSTSHGTPAKLPIVIGLGTGQTLAFGTTLYLPAILAEPMAIELGIPPGWAFGAFSLALVFAALLGPKAGARIDQFGGRTVLAVSSLIFAAGLAMLGTADSLTMMCIAWCVIGVGMSMGLYESAFATLSWIYGHDARGPITGITLIAGFASTICWPITAGIEAEFDWRTACYFWAAMHIVLGLPLNLFLIPRTKTGNSTSPAADTAKASPAAIPPPAKLSRSDIFNMPMILLAIVFAASWFTATAMAAHLPRLLQISGMDAAGALIAASLVGPAQVAGRLAEFGLLKKMHPLISSRLSALTHPVGAVLLLVFGGPVGMLFTSLHGIGNGILTIAKGTLPLATFGPVGYGARQGYIMAPSRFAQAAAPFVFGLLIDDYGQYAILLTIVLGLVTFAALMMLRHRPVPGNAG comes from the coding sequence ATGACGTCGACTTCGCATGGCACGCCCGCCAAACTGCCGATCGTGATCGGGTTGGGCACGGGACAGACCCTTGCATTTGGTACCACGCTGTATCTGCCGGCCATTCTGGCTGAGCCGATGGCAATTGAGCTTGGCATTCCCCCTGGTTGGGCGTTTGGCGCCTTTTCACTTGCGCTGGTGTTTGCAGCGTTGCTCGGCCCCAAGGCCGGGGCGCGGATTGATCAGTTTGGCGGGCGCACGGTGCTGGCGGTGTCCAGCCTGATCTTTGCCGCGGGTCTTGCGATGCTGGGCACGGCCGATAGCCTGACCATGATGTGTATAGCGTGGTGCGTCATTGGTGTTGGCATGTCGATGGGGCTTTATGAGTCGGCCTTTGCCACGCTGAGCTGGATTTATGGCCATGATGCGCGCGGTCCGATCACCGGCATTACCCTGATTGCCGGATTTGCCAGCACGATCTGCTGGCCGATTACCGCCGGGATTGAGGCCGAATTTGACTGGCGCACGGCGTGCTATTTCTGGGCGGCGATGCATATCGTGCTGGGCTTGCCGCTTAATCTGTTTCTGATCCCGCGTACCAAGACAGGCAACAGCACGTCGCCTGCTGCGGATACGGCCAAAGCATCCCCTGCCGCCATCCCTCCCCCAGCCAAGCTGTCGCGTTCGGATATTTTCAACATGCCGATGATCCTGCTGGCCATCGTGTTTGCCGCCAGCTGGTTTACCGCAACGGCCATGGCCGCCCATTTGCCACGCCTGTTACAAATTTCGGGGATGGATGCCGCCGGTGCGCTGATTGCGGCATCGCTGGTGGGACCGGCACAGGTTGCGGGCAGGTTGGCCGAATTCGGGTTGCTGAAAAAGATGCATCCACTGATTTCATCGAGGCTTTCGGCCCTGACCCATCCGGTGGGCGCTGTGTTGCTTTTGGTCTTTGGCGGACCGGTCGGGATGCTGTTTACCAGCCTGCACGGGATCGGCAATGGCATTCTGACCATCGCCAAGGGGACATTGCCATTGGCGACCTTTGGCCCGGTTGGGTATGGCGCCCGGCAGGGCTATATCATGGCACCATCACGCTTTGCACAGGCGGCAGCCCCGTTTGTCTTTGGGCTGTTGATCGATGATTACGGGCAGTATGCGATTTTGCTGACCATCGTGCTTGGCCTTGTGACCTTTGCCGCCCTGATGATGCTGCGTCATCGGCCCGTGCCCGGTAATGCCGGATGA
- a CDS encoding NAD(P)H-dependent oxidoreductase → MTKVLHVSASVNGENSNSRQIALKLIDRIKAADSSATVIERDTNEAVVSAITGETVGAYYTPAENRSEAQKKVIAASDKMVAEIMDADVLVIGAPMYNFSIPSTLKAWVDLIARVGVTFNYTENGPVGLVEGKKAYIVAATGGVPVNSPADFATPYLKQVLAFIGITDVEVVEASGFGVNAEEAMAKAIANVEAAKLPAAA, encoded by the coding sequence ATGACGAAAGTTCTGCATGTTAGCGCATCTGTGAATGGTGAGAACTCGAACTCCCGCCAGATCGCCCTCAAACTGATCGACCGTATCAAGGCCGCTGACTCATCGGCAACCGTTATCGAACGTGACACCAACGAGGCAGTCGTTTCAGCGATCACAGGCGAAACCGTTGGTGCCTATTACACCCCGGCTGAAAACCGTTCGGAAGCTCAGAAAAAAGTGATCGCCGCATCTGACAAGATGGTGGCTGAGATTATGGATGCAGATGTTCTTGTCATCGGTGCGCCGATGTACAACTTCTCCATCCCGTCGACCCTTAAGGCTTGGGTTGATCTGATTGCCCGCGTTGGTGTGACCTTCAATTACACCGAAAACGGTCCGGTTGGTCTGGTCGAAGGCAAAAAAGCCTATATCGTTGCCGCAACCGGTGGCGTTCCGGTCAATAGCCCGGCTGATTTCGCGACCCCGTACCTCAAACAGGTTCTGGCCTTTATCGGCATTACCGATGTCGAAGTCGTCGAAGCGTCTGGCTTTGGTGTTAACGCCGAAGAAGCCATGGCCAAGGCAATCGCCAATGTCGAAGCGGCCAAGCTTCCGGCCGCTGCCTAA